The Erigeron canadensis isolate Cc75 chromosome 1, C_canadensis_v1, whole genome shotgun sequence genome segment gatctaatgaaaatggacggtctagatcaagtccctaacagtccctaaaataaggagtcttTAATTTAacccacctcttattttaggaccaactaggaccattgatttttgtacaccatcatcatctactacgatatacaagacttttttgtaaaaacactaagattttccggcgacgggcccaccagaaaatcatgtgtaagttaagttacacatgtgtaagttacacagttacacatgtgtaacttacacatgatttttctgtgggcccgtcgctggaaagttttagtgtttttacaaaaaagtcttgtatatcgtagtagatcatgatggtggtgtgtaacctacgaaaatcaatggtccttttttggactttttttagttggtctcaaattatctttcccctatatatatatataaatatatgcgtgtgtgtgtgtatgtataagACGTACAATTATGAGGTATTTGAAGTATTATGACATGTACATTGTGATGTGGGGCCGGTTTTGATAAGGTGACAACTTATATGGGTGTTTGAGTGAGAAAAATTGAATGTTGGTTACCTTGATTATGCTATCACTAGCCCACTAGGTATATTCGATAGCATTGAGTAGAAAGTTTTGGAAAGGTTAGAGAATATGATGCACATTTGAGATTCATTTAGAAACACTTGAGCCTTTTAGTAATGTTATAAACAAGAAACTAAAATGCggaaactttttattttcacaattTGTGTGAATGTGAAAACGGATATGTAGATTTGTTCTTTTTAAGAAGGACCAAATTATGAACAGAAACCGAAAGATTTTTGCAACATTTATGGTATGAATTTATATGATGATGTATCAAGTATTCGAGTTATAGTATTGGATGTGTATTCTCTGTGTTTTATGGAAACAGGACGATACCTCTATCAGTTTTATTGATAACAAGCTTACATATTTAATGCTTCTAGATATTCTTGGGAACCTGTTTGTGTTCATTATCGATTTCATGAGGGTTTATAGCGTTATCTATGAATTTTCTCATGTGCCAGGAATGCATGGAATAAATTGGGTGCTATGCCTCCAGAAGAAGCGATGCAGAAATATTTGGAGATTATTACGGAGCTATATCCCACTTGGGCTGATGGTTCTACTCGTGTATGATCATACTGAAATTGTTTGTATATCTTTTTCGTTTATTCTCATGCAAAACATCTGTTACATTTACCCCATGTGTGTACATATATTTTACAGAAGAAAAGAGGCGGAGATTCTAACGAACCATCGAGTAAGGATGCTAGACCAATGGGGCCTGTTTTCAGCTCTTTTATACATGAAGAGGAATCTGGAAATGACTTGTAATATTCTTTTAAACTTTTCTGTTTTAAACAATTGCTACTTCAAGACACTTCTCCCTTCCAGTAGTAATTGTTCAGTGACCCACTGGTGATCTCAATTGTTGCCCTAGGTTTACATTTAGGTGTTCCTATACTGctattacatatattataccaaatgCACTTAGTACTCGCATGAAATATTGTTTATACAGAGTATGTGGCTAAGATGTCCTCATGTCGACTCTACTTTACAGAAAGTTGGATGCTATACATGACTTTGCAAGAGAAGGTGATATGCAGAACTTGCTTAAATGTGTTCAGGCTGGTGTTTCAGTGGATGCAAAAGGTTGTTCACATATCATTTATTATTCAAATAGTTAATATTACTTTATCATTTTGTTACATATCATGTCCGTATCCAACATGTTCAATCTCTAGAAGTAAGTTAAACTTGTGTTTTTATCAGAGAAGGCTTTGTGTATTCATCAAAGACGACTGATACCAGAAGTGGTAATTTCGACCCATATGACTGCGATTGGATCAATTCAGGCTATGTCTTTCTCTAATGGTTCATGCagataaatagttataaaagAACAATTTGAAAATGGAAATAGTTATAAAAGAACAACTTGAAAGGAAATGGGCCAATTGAGTCGAAAGCTGGCCAAGGTGTATCTTTAATGCATAAAACGTCCTAAATCATTCTGTTCTAAGTTTTATACTGTCATAGTAATAATGTAGTCATGGTAATCATATTTCACATACTAACTAATAAAGGTGAAAAAAGGATGGACACAAGTTGTTTCGGGTCAATCTGACCTGTATTACCCGTACCTAAAATTTTACATGCATTGactgacccattacccaacctgccGGAGTCtcacccattttgccacatgTACTTGGTATGTCTTTACTTTCTTGTTTACTTAATGTCACAATTTCCCAATAATAAATGCAGATAGCGAAGGTCGAACACCTCTGCATTGGGCTGTTGACCGTGGCCATATTGATGTTGCAGAATTGCTATTGAGCAGGAATGCTGATGTGAACTTGCAGGTGATTATATACAACTGTTGTGCAAATTTAATGTAAGAGCCTTCAGAGGCTCTATTTCTGGCATGAATTGATGTTTGCgcttatttcataacaaaattgAAGGACAACGAAGGCCAAACACCTCTGCATTATGCTGCTGTTTGCGAGAGAGAAGCAATTGCTGAGTTACTCGTGAAGAGAAATGCTGGAACAGGTATAAAAGCTGGTGATGGGAAGTATCCTTGTGAGCTAACTGATTCAAACTAGCCATGGATCCAACCTTAGTTAGCCCAAGACTAAACCACTAATGATGATCATTAGTTCATGTGTACAGACTATACATTTATCCTAGGGTCTCTTGAACATAAGAATCTATTAACACGAAGAAATCAACTTTTTTAGGTAATTCTTGACTTAGTGACTGGTAGTGAGAAAAACATGAACTTTCCTCATGTTTCAGTTGGTTTCTTTTTGGGCAAATTACATTTACTAAGTTAATGATTTAGACTCTATGAGTCTATGATATGGGTTTATAATCATGTCCAGACTCCAGTGACCCGGTACAGTTTTGAGTATGAACACATAATATAGATCactaaaatttgattttgtatatacgTTTCACCTCATCATGTAATGGTGAATTTGCCTTTCAATATACGTTTTATATGTGAGGAATGAAGGTAAGAAGCCATTTATTTGACAATTTGTTGAATtgcaaattaaattattaagatgtttaaaaaatttctgTAAAAATTATGAAAGAGTAATATTGTGGTTGTAATTTGCAAGGCCAAGTGATCCTGGGCTTTTGTAGTTGGTAAAACAATGTGGACAGTGAAGAGTCATACTAGTAGGGGTAAATACTCTATGTTATTTGTATCATTAATCAAGTCAGTTGGTCCTGGTTCGTTTATGATAATCAGAAGGACTCGTTCTACTAAAATACTAATGACGATTacaattgaaattaaaaaaatcacatcACAAGTTTGGAATGAATAAACACGATTTGTAACAATTGAAACAATACATGTGCTGGTGCTGCACAGTATTCATATATGGTCAATATCCCATGTCTCTTGTGAGTGAACCTTCAATTCTAATCTCTTGTAATATCATCCACTAACCTGTTCCATGGTCATCATGGAGAAGGTAAATCATGGACAAGTGAAATCTGGTAAAGTTTAGAACCACTAACTTCccattagttttatatattctCGTCCGCTAAGGTACCATCATATAGACTTCTTGGCGAAAGGTAGTGACACTTGATGCCAAGTTCTTCGAACAAGTTCTTCAGCTTTGCTACCAAATTCGATATTCTATTGTTTctcttttcatagttttgaaaaTTAATCGTATGAGTA includes the following:
- the LOC122580212 gene encoding acyl-CoA-binding domain-containing protein 1-like, translating into MSDWQQYTQSITVSLIFSFLLAKLFSIFFTFHNPIPPPPQHIASPNLISQKTEPIIESDNNDDDDDWEGVECTELDEAFSAATAFVAAVKVYSGEVKLRLYGLYKIATQGPCTVPQPCAIKITSRAKWNAWNKLGAMPPEEAMQKYLEIITELYPTWADGSTRKKRGGDSNEPSSKDARPMGPVFSSFIHEEESGNDLKLDAIHDFAREGDMQNLLKCVQAGVSVDAKDSEGRTPLHWAVDRGHIDVAELLLSRNADVNLQDNEGQTPLHYAAVCEREAIAELLVKRNAGTGIKAGDGKYPCELTDSN